A single window of Solea solea chromosome 9, fSolSol10.1, whole genome shotgun sequence DNA harbors:
- the LOC131465335 gene encoding uncharacterized protein LOC131465335 isoform X4 — translation MDQEDTMDFKALRAKFQDEEILLKQPKIKPALPDKPKVVPPPQSPTHYLPAGARPSLLTSINQSLEAKTQLAPRVVFKDEKESKKTLFQNNFKKSKNEGKLKMVKDKTKGSREKLDEDSSEQKQKKENGKDKKLPLLPLKQKEHTAELVPAIAPPKSTTQKKKGILGFRRSLKRNSLEVPPDPILDSPSLDFAGAAPLIPVPSGFDDTTPDPEISAHQDLSPSLEITTPSIIPTSPDFFPPPAFIPDYPTPESETPVEIETPALSISRPASQTETIPAASVKTTTPSPTPPEHEVLAETVAEAVNIAAVETPPPPTIATPSIPPSPKASLLSALERAEDMNPGKRPSADQRIFSALEKARKKSPSPSSNHTSLYSITPPPEELPPSESPTLSLPFLPPIDYEGNAHPPKLGQLNGQASPVLNSITEEGSDLVPEMLVVPPPPPKKVLPDPKSLGPAPEKPDRPPSVNLSNFIPPPVEDNAVIPVPVALSETDTTEFDDVGSTTHSTDMPVSEWGNGHYTGPDSVDSQLYSNGTTGDEYQMNPQPLAALEDAEASNGVFVSAENAYDDVSATKKKGKSDSGKKRKGPPKNPYAEAATPTNEEKSKTGRFGKSEKKVVAEGPDEKELKKREKQRLEKEKKELKEKQEREKKEQKEREKKETEMKKKFKITGQEDAMYQATVTVTTKGRKNDLPVNSGDIISIIRTTNCPRGKWLARDNSNNYGYVAVDHVELDITEMLELGKKAATTRNTSNTVVEGEVTSTGSRASNHYPLSAESFTDDSEEWTGDDDENLSPAADTADPFSSASHSRTLSMPDMGNKDLSINHQHSHSDMGAGGSQPQARHEALHKLTTFFYSPKHVEPAASNSDVETSPVHAKDETHHLPDISETQSVDFDNPNLIILPPPELFSDLGTE, via the exons ATGGATCAG GAGGACACAATGGACTTTAAAGCTCTGAGAGCAAAGTTCCAGGATGAAGAGATTCTCCTAAAGCAACCCAAGATCAAACCAGCTCTCCCAGATAAACCAAAGGTGGTCCCTCCTCCTCAGAGCCCCACTCACTACCTCCCCGCAGGAGCTCGCCCCTCCCTGCTCACCTCCATCAACCAGAGCTTAGAGGCGAAAACACAACTTGCCCCCAGAGTCGTCTTCAAGGATGAGAAGGAAAGCAAAAAGACCCTGTTCCAGAATAACTTCAAAAAGTCCAAAAATGAAGGGAAGCTGAAGATGGTTAAAGACAAGACAAAAGGAAGCAGGGAGAAACTTGATGAAGATTCATCTgagcagaaacagaagaagGAGAACGGTAAAGACAAGAAGCTTCCACTGCTCCCTCTCAAGCAGAAAGAGCACACAGCAGAGCTTGTACCAGCTATAGCTCCACCTAAATCcacaacacagaagaagaagggtATTCTTGGATTTAGGAggtcattaaaaagaaattcattGGAGGTTCCGCCTGACCCCATTCTCGACTCCCCTAGCTTAGACTTTGCTGGAGCAGCTCCGCTTATCCCGGTACCTTCCGGCTTTGATGACACCACACCAGATCCTGAAATCTCTGCACACCAGGACCTGAGTCCTTCACTGGAAATCACGACGCCCTCCATTATCCCAACCTCTCCTGATTTTTTCCCACCTCCTGCTTTTATTCCTGATTACCCAACCCCAGAGAGTGAAACCCCAGTGGAGATAGAAACTCCTGCCCTGTCCATTTCCAGACCTGCCAGCCAAACTGAAACCATTCCAGCCGCTTCTGTTAAGACCACCACTCCATCTCCAACCCCTCCTGAGCATGAGGTTTTAGCTGAGACTGTTGCAGAAGCTGTGAATATCGCTGCAGTAGAGacgcctcctcctccaaccATAGCTACTCCATCCATCCCACCATCTCCCAAAGCCTCACTGCTCTCAGCCCTGGAGAGGGCAGAGGACATGAACCCAGGGAAACGGCCTTCTGCTGACCAGAGGATCTTCAGTGCTTTGGAGAAGGCACGCAAGAAATCTCCCAG CCCATCGTCAAACCACACCAGCTTGTACTCTATCACCCCTCCACCTGAGGAACTCCCCCCTTCTGAGAgccccaccctctctctcccatTTCTCCCACCCATTGATTATGAAGGGAATGCCCACCCACCGAAACTTGGTCAACTCAACG ggCAAGCCTCTCCTGTGTTGAACAGCATCACTGAGGAGGGGTCCGACCTTGTGCCTGAGATGTTAGTGgttccccctccccctcccaagAAGGTTCTTCCAGACCCCAAGTCTCTGGGTCCTGctccagagaaacctgacagaCCTCCATCTGTCAACCTAAGTAACTTCATCCCGCCTCCTGTGGAAGATAATG cAGTGATTCCTGTTCCTGTGGCGTTATCAGAGACAGACACCACAGAGTTTGACGATGTGGGTTCAACAACCCATTCCACAGACATGCCAGTATCAGAGTGGGGTAACGGGCATTACACTGGTCCGGATTCTGTCGACAGCCAGCTTTATAGCAACGGAACGACTGGAGACGAATACCAAATGAATCCACAGCCACTGGCAGC aCTTGAAGATGCTGAAGCGAGTAATGGTGTCTTTGTGAGTGCAGAAAATGCATATGACGATGTTTCTGCGACCAAAAAGAAAGGGAAGTCTGACAGCGGCAAGAAACGTAAAGGGCCGCCAAAGA ACCCATACGCCGAGGCAGCAACACCAACA aaTGAAGAGAAAAGCAAGACGGGCAGGTTCGGCAA GAGTGAGAAAAAGGTTGTTGCAGAGGGGCCGGATGAGAAagagctgaagaagagagagaagcagcgcttggagaaggagaagaaagagctCAAGGAGAAACAGGAACGGGAAAAGAAAGagcagaaagagagggaaaagaagGAGActgagatgaagaagaaattcaAA ATCACTGGGCAGGAAGACGCCATGTATCAGGCAACAGTAACCGTAACAACCAAAGGCCGTAAGAACGATCTGCCTGTCAACAGcggtgacatcatcagcatcatccgAACAACCAACTGTCCCAGAGGAAAATGGCTGGCcagagacaacagcaacaact ATGGGTATGTTGCAGTGGATCACGTCGAGCTGGACATCACGGAGATGTTAGAGCTGGGGAAGAAAGCTGCGACCACCCGCAACACCAGCAACACCGTCGTGGAGGGAGAGGTCACAAGCACAGGCAGCAG GGCCTCAAATCACTACCCACTATCAGCAGAAAGTT TCACAGATGACAGTGAAGAGTGGaccggtgatgatgatgaaaatctCTCCCCTGCCGCTGACACTGCAGATCCATTTTCCTCTGC GAGCCACAGCAGGACACTCTCCATGCCAGACATGG GAAACAAAGATCTGAGCATAAATCACCAGCACAGCCACAGTGACATGGGTGCAGGCGGCTCCCAACCGCA AGCAAGACATGAAGCACTTCACAAATTAACAACGTTTTTCTACTCACCCAAACATGTGGAGCCCGCTGCCAG CAACAGTGACGTGGAGACAA GTCCTGTGCACGCGAAGGACGAGACACATCATCT gCCTGATATTAGTGAAACACAGAGCGTGGATTTTGATAATCCTAATCTGATCATTTTACCTCCTCCTGAGCTGTTTTCTGACTTGGGCACAGAGTAA
- the LOC131465335 gene encoding uncharacterized protein LOC131465335 isoform X3 — translation MDQEDTMDFKALRAKFQDEEILLKQPKIKPALPDKPKVVPPPQSPTHYLPAGARPSLLTSINQSLEAKTQLAPRVVFKDEKESKKTLFQNNFKKSKNEGKLKMVKDKTKGSREKLDEDSSEQKQKKENGKDKKLPLLPLKQKEHTAELVPAIAPPKSTTQKKKGILGFRRSLKRNSLEVPPDPILDSPSLDFAGAAPLIPVPSGFDDTTPDPEISAHQDLSPSLEITTPSIIPTSPDFFPPPAFIPDYPTPESETPVEIETPALSISRPASQTETIPAASVKTTTPSPTPPEHEVLAETVAEAVNIAAVETPPPPTIATPSIPPSPKASLLSALERAEDMNPGKRPSADQRIFSALEKARKKSPSPSSNHTSLYSITPPPEELPPSESPTLSLPFLPPIDYEGNAHPPKLGQLNGIDHRQASPVLNSITEEGSDLVPEMLVVPPPPPKKVLPDPKSLGPAPEKPDRPPSVNLSNFIPPPVEDNAVIPVPVALSETDTTEFDDVGSTTHSTDMPVSEWGNGHYTGPDSVDSQLYSNGTTGDEYQMNPQPLAALEDAEASNGVFVSAENAYDDVSATKKKGKSDSGKKRKGPPKNPYAEAATPTNEEKSKTGRFGKSEKKVVAEGPDEKELKKREKQRLEKEKKELKEKQEREKKEQKEREKKETEMKKKFKITGQEDAMYQATVTVTTKGRKNDLPVNSGDIISIIRTTNCPRGKWLARDNSNNYGYVAVDHVELDITEMLELGKKAATTRNTSNTVVEGEVTSTGSRASNHYPLSAESYDSEEWTGDDDENLSPAADTADPFSSASHSRTLSMPDMGNKDLSINHQHSHSDMGAGGSQPQARHEALHKLTTFFYSPKHVEPAASNSDVETSPVHAKDETHHLPDISETQSVDFDNPNLIILPPPELFSDLGTE, via the exons ATGGATCAG GAGGACACAATGGACTTTAAAGCTCTGAGAGCAAAGTTCCAGGATGAAGAGATTCTCCTAAAGCAACCCAAGATCAAACCAGCTCTCCCAGATAAACCAAAGGTGGTCCCTCCTCCTCAGAGCCCCACTCACTACCTCCCCGCAGGAGCTCGCCCCTCCCTGCTCACCTCCATCAACCAGAGCTTAGAGGCGAAAACACAACTTGCCCCCAGAGTCGTCTTCAAGGATGAGAAGGAAAGCAAAAAGACCCTGTTCCAGAATAACTTCAAAAAGTCCAAAAATGAAGGGAAGCTGAAGATGGTTAAAGACAAGACAAAAGGAAGCAGGGAGAAACTTGATGAAGATTCATCTgagcagaaacagaagaagGAGAACGGTAAAGACAAGAAGCTTCCACTGCTCCCTCTCAAGCAGAAAGAGCACACAGCAGAGCTTGTACCAGCTATAGCTCCACCTAAATCcacaacacagaagaagaagggtATTCTTGGATTTAGGAggtcattaaaaagaaattcattGGAGGTTCCGCCTGACCCCATTCTCGACTCCCCTAGCTTAGACTTTGCTGGAGCAGCTCCGCTTATCCCGGTACCTTCCGGCTTTGATGACACCACACCAGATCCTGAAATCTCTGCACACCAGGACCTGAGTCCTTCACTGGAAATCACGACGCCCTCCATTATCCCAACCTCTCCTGATTTTTTCCCACCTCCTGCTTTTATTCCTGATTACCCAACCCCAGAGAGTGAAACCCCAGTGGAGATAGAAACTCCTGCCCTGTCCATTTCCAGACCTGCCAGCCAAACTGAAACCATTCCAGCCGCTTCTGTTAAGACCACCACTCCATCTCCAACCCCTCCTGAGCATGAGGTTTTAGCTGAGACTGTTGCAGAAGCTGTGAATATCGCTGCAGTAGAGacgcctcctcctccaaccATAGCTACTCCATCCATCCCACCATCTCCCAAAGCCTCACTGCTCTCAGCCCTGGAGAGGGCAGAGGACATGAACCCAGGGAAACGGCCTTCTGCTGACCAGAGGATCTTCAGTGCTTTGGAGAAGGCACGCAAGAAATCTCCCAG CCCATCGTCAAACCACACCAGCTTGTACTCTATCACCCCTCCACCTGAGGAACTCCCCCCTTCTGAGAgccccaccctctctctcccatTTCTCCCACCCATTGATTATGAAGGGAATGCCCACCCACCGAAACTTGGTCAACTCAACGGTATTGACCACA ggCAAGCCTCTCCTGTGTTGAACAGCATCACTGAGGAGGGGTCCGACCTTGTGCCTGAGATGTTAGTGgttccccctccccctcccaagAAGGTTCTTCCAGACCCCAAGTCTCTGGGTCCTGctccagagaaacctgacagaCCTCCATCTGTCAACCTAAGTAACTTCATCCCGCCTCCTGTGGAAGATAATG cAGTGATTCCTGTTCCTGTGGCGTTATCAGAGACAGACACCACAGAGTTTGACGATGTGGGTTCAACAACCCATTCCACAGACATGCCAGTATCAGAGTGGGGTAACGGGCATTACACTGGTCCGGATTCTGTCGACAGCCAGCTTTATAGCAACGGAACGACTGGAGACGAATACCAAATGAATCCACAGCCACTGGCAGC aCTTGAAGATGCTGAAGCGAGTAATGGTGTCTTTGTGAGTGCAGAAAATGCATATGACGATGTTTCTGCGACCAAAAAGAAAGGGAAGTCTGACAGCGGCAAGAAACGTAAAGGGCCGCCAAAGA ACCCATACGCCGAGGCAGCAACACCAACA aaTGAAGAGAAAAGCAAGACGGGCAGGTTCGGCAA GAGTGAGAAAAAGGTTGTTGCAGAGGGGCCGGATGAGAAagagctgaagaagagagagaagcagcgcttggagaaggagaagaaagagctCAAGGAGAAACAGGAACGGGAAAAGAAAGagcagaaagagagggaaaagaagGAGActgagatgaagaagaaattcaAA ATCACTGGGCAGGAAGACGCCATGTATCAGGCAACAGTAACCGTAACAACCAAAGGCCGTAAGAACGATCTGCCTGTCAACAGcggtgacatcatcagcatcatccgAACAACCAACTGTCCCAGAGGAAAATGGCTGGCcagagacaacagcaacaact ATGGGTATGTTGCAGTGGATCACGTCGAGCTGGACATCACGGAGATGTTAGAGCTGGGGAAGAAAGCTGCGACCACCCGCAACACCAGCAACACCGTCGTGGAGGGAGAGGTCACAAGCACAGGCAGCAG GGCCTCAAATCACTACCCACTATCAGCAGAAAGTT ATGACAGTGAAGAGTGGaccggtgatgatgatgaaaatctCTCCCCTGCCGCTGACACTGCAGATCCATTTTCCTCTGC GAGCCACAGCAGGACACTCTCCATGCCAGACATGG GAAACAAAGATCTGAGCATAAATCACCAGCACAGCCACAGTGACATGGGTGCAGGCGGCTCCCAACCGCA AGCAAGACATGAAGCACTTCACAAATTAACAACGTTTTTCTACTCACCCAAACATGTGGAGCCCGCTGCCAG CAACAGTGACGTGGAGACAA GTCCTGTGCACGCGAAGGACGAGACACATCATCT gCCTGATATTAGTGAAACACAGAGCGTGGATTTTGATAATCCTAATCTGATCATTTTACCTCCTCCTGAGCTGTTTTCTGACTTGGGCACAGAGTAA
- the LOC131465335 gene encoding FYN-binding protein 1 isoform X2: protein MDQEDTMDFKALRAKFQDEEILLKQPKIKPALPDKPKVVPPPQSPTHYLPAGARPSLLTSINQSLEAKTQLAPRVVFKDEKESKKTLFQNNFKKSKNEGKLKMVKDKTKGSREKLDEDSSEQKQKKENGKDKKLPLLPLKQKEHTAELVPAIAPPKSTTQKKKGILGFRRSLKRNSLEVPPDPILDSPSLDFAGAAPLIPVPSGFDDTTPDPEISAHQDLSPSLEITTPSIIPTSPDFFPPPAFIPDYPTPESETPVEIETPALSISRPASQTETIPAASVKTTTPSPTPPEHEVLAETVAEAVNIAAVETPPPPTIATPSIPPSPKASLLSALERAEDMNPGKRPSADQRIFSALEKARKKSPSPSSNHTSLYSITPPPEELPPSESPTLSLPFLPPIDYEGNAHPPKLGQLNGIDHRQASPVLNSITEEGSDLVPEMLVVPPPPPKKVLPDPKSLGPAPEKPDRPPSVNLSNFIPPPVEDNVIPVPVALSETDTTEFDDVGSTTHSTDMPVSEWGNGHYTGPDSVDSQLYSNGTTGDEYQMNPQPLAALEDAEASNGVFVSAENAYDDVSATKKKGKSDSGKKRKGPPKNPYAEAATPTNEEKSKTGRFGKSEKKVVAEGPDEKELKKREKQRLEKEKKELKEKQEREKKEQKEREKKETEMKKKFKITGQEDAMYQATVTVTTKGRKNDLPVNSGDIISIIRTTNCPRGKWLARDNSNNYGYVAVDHVELDITEMLELGKKAATTRNTSNTVVEGEVTSTGSRASNHYPLSAESFTDDSEEWTGDDDENLSPAADTADPFSSASHSRTLSMPDMGNKDLSINHQHSHSDMGAGGSQPQARHEALHKLTTFFYSPKHVEPAASNSDVETSPVHAKDETHHLPDISETQSVDFDNPNLIILPPPELFSDLGTE, encoded by the exons ATGGATCAG GAGGACACAATGGACTTTAAAGCTCTGAGAGCAAAGTTCCAGGATGAAGAGATTCTCCTAAAGCAACCCAAGATCAAACCAGCTCTCCCAGATAAACCAAAGGTGGTCCCTCCTCCTCAGAGCCCCACTCACTACCTCCCCGCAGGAGCTCGCCCCTCCCTGCTCACCTCCATCAACCAGAGCTTAGAGGCGAAAACACAACTTGCCCCCAGAGTCGTCTTCAAGGATGAGAAGGAAAGCAAAAAGACCCTGTTCCAGAATAACTTCAAAAAGTCCAAAAATGAAGGGAAGCTGAAGATGGTTAAAGACAAGACAAAAGGAAGCAGGGAGAAACTTGATGAAGATTCATCTgagcagaaacagaagaagGAGAACGGTAAAGACAAGAAGCTTCCACTGCTCCCTCTCAAGCAGAAAGAGCACACAGCAGAGCTTGTACCAGCTATAGCTCCACCTAAATCcacaacacagaagaagaagggtATTCTTGGATTTAGGAggtcattaaaaagaaattcattGGAGGTTCCGCCTGACCCCATTCTCGACTCCCCTAGCTTAGACTTTGCTGGAGCAGCTCCGCTTATCCCGGTACCTTCCGGCTTTGATGACACCACACCAGATCCTGAAATCTCTGCACACCAGGACCTGAGTCCTTCACTGGAAATCACGACGCCCTCCATTATCCCAACCTCTCCTGATTTTTTCCCACCTCCTGCTTTTATTCCTGATTACCCAACCCCAGAGAGTGAAACCCCAGTGGAGATAGAAACTCCTGCCCTGTCCATTTCCAGACCTGCCAGCCAAACTGAAACCATTCCAGCCGCTTCTGTTAAGACCACCACTCCATCTCCAACCCCTCCTGAGCATGAGGTTTTAGCTGAGACTGTTGCAGAAGCTGTGAATATCGCTGCAGTAGAGacgcctcctcctccaaccATAGCTACTCCATCCATCCCACCATCTCCCAAAGCCTCACTGCTCTCAGCCCTGGAGAGGGCAGAGGACATGAACCCAGGGAAACGGCCTTCTGCTGACCAGAGGATCTTCAGTGCTTTGGAGAAGGCACGCAAGAAATCTCCCAG CCCATCGTCAAACCACACCAGCTTGTACTCTATCACCCCTCCACCTGAGGAACTCCCCCCTTCTGAGAgccccaccctctctctcccatTTCTCCCACCCATTGATTATGAAGGGAATGCCCACCCACCGAAACTTGGTCAACTCAACGGTATTGACCACA ggCAAGCCTCTCCTGTGTTGAACAGCATCACTGAGGAGGGGTCCGACCTTGTGCCTGAGATGTTAGTGgttccccctccccctcccaagAAGGTTCTTCCAGACCCCAAGTCTCTGGGTCCTGctccagagaaacctgacagaCCTCCATCTGTCAACCTAAGTAACTTCATCCCGCCTCCTGTGGAAGATAATG TGATTCCTGTTCCTGTGGCGTTATCAGAGACAGACACCACAGAGTTTGACGATGTGGGTTCAACAACCCATTCCACAGACATGCCAGTATCAGAGTGGGGTAACGGGCATTACACTGGTCCGGATTCTGTCGACAGCCAGCTTTATAGCAACGGAACGACTGGAGACGAATACCAAATGAATCCACAGCCACTGGCAGC aCTTGAAGATGCTGAAGCGAGTAATGGTGTCTTTGTGAGTGCAGAAAATGCATATGACGATGTTTCTGCGACCAAAAAGAAAGGGAAGTCTGACAGCGGCAAGAAACGTAAAGGGCCGCCAAAGA ACCCATACGCCGAGGCAGCAACACCAACA aaTGAAGAGAAAAGCAAGACGGGCAGGTTCGGCAA GAGTGAGAAAAAGGTTGTTGCAGAGGGGCCGGATGAGAAagagctgaagaagagagagaagcagcgcttggagaaggagaagaaagagctCAAGGAGAAACAGGAACGGGAAAAGAAAGagcagaaagagagggaaaagaagGAGActgagatgaagaagaaattcaAA ATCACTGGGCAGGAAGACGCCATGTATCAGGCAACAGTAACCGTAACAACCAAAGGCCGTAAGAACGATCTGCCTGTCAACAGcggtgacatcatcagcatcatccgAACAACCAACTGTCCCAGAGGAAAATGGCTGGCcagagacaacagcaacaact ATGGGTATGTTGCAGTGGATCACGTCGAGCTGGACATCACGGAGATGTTAGAGCTGGGGAAGAAAGCTGCGACCACCCGCAACACCAGCAACACCGTCGTGGAGGGAGAGGTCACAAGCACAGGCAGCAG GGCCTCAAATCACTACCCACTATCAGCAGAAAGTT TCACAGATGACAGTGAAGAGTGGaccggtgatgatgatgaaaatctCTCCCCTGCCGCTGACACTGCAGATCCATTTTCCTCTGC GAGCCACAGCAGGACACTCTCCATGCCAGACATGG GAAACAAAGATCTGAGCATAAATCACCAGCACAGCCACAGTGACATGGGTGCAGGCGGCTCCCAACCGCA AGCAAGACATGAAGCACTTCACAAATTAACAACGTTTTTCTACTCACCCAAACATGTGGAGCCCGCTGCCAG CAACAGTGACGTGGAGACAA GTCCTGTGCACGCGAAGGACGAGACACATCATCT gCCTGATATTAGTGAAACACAGAGCGTGGATTTTGATAATCCTAATCTGATCATTTTACCTCCTCCTGAGCTGTTTTCTGACTTGGGCACAGAGTAA
- the LOC131465335 gene encoding uncharacterized protein LOC131465335 isoform X1, translated as MDQEDTMDFKALRAKFQDEEILLKQPKIKPALPDKPKVVPPPQSPTHYLPAGARPSLLTSINQSLEAKTQLAPRVVFKDEKESKKTLFQNNFKKSKNEGKLKMVKDKTKGSREKLDEDSSEQKQKKENGKDKKLPLLPLKQKEHTAELVPAIAPPKSTTQKKKGILGFRRSLKRNSLEVPPDPILDSPSLDFAGAAPLIPVPSGFDDTTPDPEISAHQDLSPSLEITTPSIIPTSPDFFPPPAFIPDYPTPESETPVEIETPALSISRPASQTETIPAASVKTTTPSPTPPEHEVLAETVAEAVNIAAVETPPPPTIATPSIPPSPKASLLSALERAEDMNPGKRPSADQRIFSALEKARKKSPSPSSNHTSLYSITPPPEELPPSESPTLSLPFLPPIDYEGNAHPPKLGQLNGIDHRQASPVLNSITEEGSDLVPEMLVVPPPPPKKVLPDPKSLGPAPEKPDRPPSVNLSNFIPPPVEDNAVIPVPVALSETDTTEFDDVGSTTHSTDMPVSEWGNGHYTGPDSVDSQLYSNGTTGDEYQMNPQPLAALEDAEASNGVFVSAENAYDDVSATKKKGKSDSGKKRKGPPKNPYAEAATPTNEEKSKTGRFGKSEKKVVAEGPDEKELKKREKQRLEKEKKELKEKQEREKKEQKEREKKETEMKKKFKITGQEDAMYQATVTVTTKGRKNDLPVNSGDIISIIRTTNCPRGKWLARDNSNNYGYVAVDHVELDITEMLELGKKAATTRNTSNTVVEGEVTSTGSRASNHYPLSAESFTDDSEEWTGDDDENLSPAADTADPFSSASHSRTLSMPDMGNKDLSINHQHSHSDMGAGGSQPQARHEALHKLTTFFYSPKHVEPAASNSDVETSPVHAKDETHHLPDISETQSVDFDNPNLIILPPPELFSDLGTE; from the exons ATGGATCAG GAGGACACAATGGACTTTAAAGCTCTGAGAGCAAAGTTCCAGGATGAAGAGATTCTCCTAAAGCAACCCAAGATCAAACCAGCTCTCCCAGATAAACCAAAGGTGGTCCCTCCTCCTCAGAGCCCCACTCACTACCTCCCCGCAGGAGCTCGCCCCTCCCTGCTCACCTCCATCAACCAGAGCTTAGAGGCGAAAACACAACTTGCCCCCAGAGTCGTCTTCAAGGATGAGAAGGAAAGCAAAAAGACCCTGTTCCAGAATAACTTCAAAAAGTCCAAAAATGAAGGGAAGCTGAAGATGGTTAAAGACAAGACAAAAGGAAGCAGGGAGAAACTTGATGAAGATTCATCTgagcagaaacagaagaagGAGAACGGTAAAGACAAGAAGCTTCCACTGCTCCCTCTCAAGCAGAAAGAGCACACAGCAGAGCTTGTACCAGCTATAGCTCCACCTAAATCcacaacacagaagaagaagggtATTCTTGGATTTAGGAggtcattaaaaagaaattcattGGAGGTTCCGCCTGACCCCATTCTCGACTCCCCTAGCTTAGACTTTGCTGGAGCAGCTCCGCTTATCCCGGTACCTTCCGGCTTTGATGACACCACACCAGATCCTGAAATCTCTGCACACCAGGACCTGAGTCCTTCACTGGAAATCACGACGCCCTCCATTATCCCAACCTCTCCTGATTTTTTCCCACCTCCTGCTTTTATTCCTGATTACCCAACCCCAGAGAGTGAAACCCCAGTGGAGATAGAAACTCCTGCCCTGTCCATTTCCAGACCTGCCAGCCAAACTGAAACCATTCCAGCCGCTTCTGTTAAGACCACCACTCCATCTCCAACCCCTCCTGAGCATGAGGTTTTAGCTGAGACTGTTGCAGAAGCTGTGAATATCGCTGCAGTAGAGacgcctcctcctccaaccATAGCTACTCCATCCATCCCACCATCTCCCAAAGCCTCACTGCTCTCAGCCCTGGAGAGGGCAGAGGACATGAACCCAGGGAAACGGCCTTCTGCTGACCAGAGGATCTTCAGTGCTTTGGAGAAGGCACGCAAGAAATCTCCCAG CCCATCGTCAAACCACACCAGCTTGTACTCTATCACCCCTCCACCTGAGGAACTCCCCCCTTCTGAGAgccccaccctctctctcccatTTCTCCCACCCATTGATTATGAAGGGAATGCCCACCCACCGAAACTTGGTCAACTCAACGGTATTGACCACA ggCAAGCCTCTCCTGTGTTGAACAGCATCACTGAGGAGGGGTCCGACCTTGTGCCTGAGATGTTAGTGgttccccctccccctcccaagAAGGTTCTTCCAGACCCCAAGTCTCTGGGTCCTGctccagagaaacctgacagaCCTCCATCTGTCAACCTAAGTAACTTCATCCCGCCTCCTGTGGAAGATAATG cAGTGATTCCTGTTCCTGTGGCGTTATCAGAGACAGACACCACAGAGTTTGACGATGTGGGTTCAACAACCCATTCCACAGACATGCCAGTATCAGAGTGGGGTAACGGGCATTACACTGGTCCGGATTCTGTCGACAGCCAGCTTTATAGCAACGGAACGACTGGAGACGAATACCAAATGAATCCACAGCCACTGGCAGC aCTTGAAGATGCTGAAGCGAGTAATGGTGTCTTTGTGAGTGCAGAAAATGCATATGACGATGTTTCTGCGACCAAAAAGAAAGGGAAGTCTGACAGCGGCAAGAAACGTAAAGGGCCGCCAAAGA ACCCATACGCCGAGGCAGCAACACCAACA aaTGAAGAGAAAAGCAAGACGGGCAGGTTCGGCAA GAGTGAGAAAAAGGTTGTTGCAGAGGGGCCGGATGAGAAagagctgaagaagagagagaagcagcgcttggagaaggagaagaaagagctCAAGGAGAAACAGGAACGGGAAAAGAAAGagcagaaagagagggaaaagaagGAGActgagatgaagaagaaattcaAA ATCACTGGGCAGGAAGACGCCATGTATCAGGCAACAGTAACCGTAACAACCAAAGGCCGTAAGAACGATCTGCCTGTCAACAGcggtgacatcatcagcatcatccgAACAACCAACTGTCCCAGAGGAAAATGGCTGGCcagagacaacagcaacaact ATGGGTATGTTGCAGTGGATCACGTCGAGCTGGACATCACGGAGATGTTAGAGCTGGGGAAGAAAGCTGCGACCACCCGCAACACCAGCAACACCGTCGTGGAGGGAGAGGTCACAAGCACAGGCAGCAG GGCCTCAAATCACTACCCACTATCAGCAGAAAGTT TCACAGATGACAGTGAAGAGTGGaccggtgatgatgatgaaaatctCTCCCCTGCCGCTGACACTGCAGATCCATTTTCCTCTGC GAGCCACAGCAGGACACTCTCCATGCCAGACATGG GAAACAAAGATCTGAGCATAAATCACCAGCACAGCCACAGTGACATGGGTGCAGGCGGCTCCCAACCGCA AGCAAGACATGAAGCACTTCACAAATTAACAACGTTTTTCTACTCACCCAAACATGTGGAGCCCGCTGCCAG CAACAGTGACGTGGAGACAA GTCCTGTGCACGCGAAGGACGAGACACATCATCT gCCTGATATTAGTGAAACACAGAGCGTGGATTTTGATAATCCTAATCTGATCATTTTACCTCCTCCTGAGCTGTTTTCTGACTTGGGCACAGAGTAA